A single region of the Oleispira antarctica RB-8 genome encodes:
- a CDS encoding Response regulator receiver, CheY-like, translating to MDTEPLVLIADRGLNNQALLADLLVSDAQATSIIHDTQLNFWLQEEVEILPSLLILDFNFFQQQTRVFCQRWLAHPLMRQVPILIMSNDDDEIELLALTCGAVDFLAQPFKPLLTLARIKLHLAQVKEHRRLSSLSMTDALTRIANRRYFDEFYRAEWRRACREQGSLGLIMIDIDHFKAFNDHYGHLQGDECLTAVAQQLKAAVQRPRDFVARFGGEEFIVLLPSIQAEGVRVVAERLQEALANLMITHGYSSASQYVSVSMGLAWCEPDNDFRPDQLIAAADEALYSAKENGRNGFSEVVIVENKPVFQAS from the coding sequence ATGGACACTGAACCATTAGTATTGATTGCAGATAGGGGCCTTAATAACCAAGCGCTATTAGCTGATTTGTTAGTTTCTGATGCGCAAGCAACCTCAATTATACATGATACTCAACTCAATTTCTGGCTGCAGGAAGAGGTGGAGATCTTACCCAGCTTGTTGATTTTGGATTTCAATTTCTTTCAGCAGCAAACCCGTGTTTTTTGTCAGCGTTGGCTTGCCCATCCTTTAATGCGTCAAGTTCCTATATTAATTATGTCTAATGATGACGATGAGATTGAGTTATTGGCATTAACATGTGGAGCAGTGGATTTTTTAGCCCAACCTTTTAAACCATTATTAACCTTAGCAAGAATCAAGTTGCACTTAGCGCAAGTCAAAGAGCATCGACGATTATCATCACTTTCTATGACGGATGCTTTAACTCGGATTGCTAATCGTCGTTATTTTGATGAGTTTTACCGTGCAGAGTGGCGACGAGCCTGTCGTGAACAAGGTTCATTGGGGCTAATCATGATTGATATTGATCATTTCAAGGCTTTTAATGATCATTATGGCCATTTACAAGGCGATGAGTGTTTAACCGCTGTTGCGCAACAGTTAAAAGCTGCCGTGCAGCGACCGAGAGATTTTGTCGCGCGTTTTGGTGGCGAAGAATTTATTGTTTTATTACCTTCTATTCAAGCAGAGGGAGTGCGAGTTGTGGCCGAGCGCTTGCAAGAAGCATTGGCGAATTTAATGATTACGCACGGTTATTCTAGCGCGAGTCAGTATGTTTCCGTGAGTATGGGATTAGCATGGTGTGAGCCTGATAATGATTTTCGCCCCGATCAGTTAATTGCTGCCGCGGATGAAGCGTTATACAGCGCAAAAGAAAATGGACGAAATGGCTTCAGTGAAGTCGTTATTGTTGAGAATAAACCAGTTTTTCAAGCCAGCTAA
- the ackA gene encoding Acetate kinase: MSSANILVLNCGSSSIKFAIFDMSTQSVLISGLAERLYEAQPFISWSGLHKGESPISDQGHQATLDKLALLLAEWNILDSLIGIGHRVVHGGEEFSASTLLNTENIAALRKISHLAPLHNPVNLLGIEACQKLLPKLPQVAVFDTAFHQSMPEHAYLYAVPQAWYEDYGVRKYGFHGTSYRYITEACAKLLNKPEEELNILCAHLGNGCSAAAISNGKSADTSMGLTPLDGLIMGTRCGSIDPGLIEFMMKAENTSIEDIMNSLNKKSGLLGLSGCSNDMRTLLAQEEAGNKQASQAINAFCYRIAREFGALSASLTRIDAVVFTGGIGEHATAIRQRIIDFWPNAQIALDPDLNKQAGNEHGIISQANSPKAMVIATNEELMIAQDCYELCNHD, from the coding sequence ATGAGCAGTGCTAATATCCTTGTCCTTAACTGTGGCAGCTCCTCTATAAAATTTGCAATCTTCGACATGTCTACACAGAGCGTTTTAATCAGCGGTTTAGCGGAGCGTTTGTACGAAGCACAACCCTTCATTAGCTGGTCTGGCTTACATAAAGGTGAAAGCCCAATTTCTGATCAAGGCCACCAAGCGACGCTTGATAAGCTGGCATTACTATTGGCTGAATGGAATATTCTTGATTCATTAATCGGCATTGGTCATCGGGTCGTGCACGGTGGCGAAGAGTTTTCAGCCTCAACGTTACTCAATACCGAGAATATTGCCGCCCTTAGAAAAATCAGTCACCTTGCCCCTCTTCACAACCCCGTGAACTTGCTCGGCATTGAAGCTTGTCAAAAACTATTGCCTAAATTGCCTCAGGTCGCCGTATTTGATACCGCCTTTCACCAATCGATGCCTGAGCATGCGTATCTTTACGCGGTGCCACAAGCTTGGTATGAAGACTATGGTGTGCGTAAATATGGCTTCCACGGCACCAGTTATCGTTACATTACAGAAGCCTGTGCCAAACTCTTAAATAAACCCGAAGAAGAACTGAATATTCTGTGCGCGCACCTTGGTAACGGCTGCAGTGCTGCTGCGATATCAAACGGAAAAAGCGCTGATACCAGCATGGGGCTAACGCCTCTGGATGGCCTAATTATGGGCACTCGCTGTGGCAGTATTGACCCTGGACTAATTGAATTCATGATGAAAGCTGAAAATACCAGCATTGAAGACATTATGAACAGCCTGAATAAAAAAAGTGGATTACTCGGTTTGTCCGGTTGCAGCAATGATATGCGCACGCTATTAGCACAAGAAGAAGCTGGGAATAAACAAGCAAGCCAAGCGATTAATGCGTTTTGTTATCGCATTGCACGCGAATTCGGGGCTTTATCAGCTTCATTAACCCGTATCGATGCAGTGGTATTTACCGGGGGTATCGGCGAACACGCGACAGCTATTCGCCAGCGTATTATCGACTTTTGGCCTAATGCGCAGATTGCCCTAGATCCAGATTTGAATAAACAAGCGGGCAATGAGCACGGCATTATCAGCCAAGCTAATAGCCCCAAAGCGATGGTTATCGCGACTAACGAAGAACTTATGATCGCCCAAGACTGCTACGAGTTATGCAACCATGATTAA
- the cysK gene encoding Cysteine synthase A codes for MKIFDNISQSIGNTPLVRINKLSQHPKLYVKLENRNPAHSVKCRIGANMIWQAEKDGNLKPDMEIIEPTSGNTGIALAMAGVPRGYKVTLTMPETMSLERRKVMQALGANVVLTEGSKGMQGAVDKANELVAAAKGNAILLQQFENPANPAIHEQTTGPEIWNDTDGSVDIFVAGVGTGGTITGVSRYIKKTQGKAITSVAVEPVDSPLISQTKAGETIKPGPHKIQGIGANFIPGNLDIDLIDEVETVGNDEAMAMAHRLMSEEGILAGISCGAAMVAALRQADRVENKDKCIVVVLPDSGERYLTSPLFAGMFETK; via the coding sequence ATGAAAATTTTTGACAATATTTCACAATCGATAGGCAATACACCTTTAGTGCGCATCAACAAACTAAGTCAGCATCCTAAACTGTATGTAAAGCTAGAAAACCGCAATCCAGCACATTCCGTAAAATGTCGTATTGGTGCCAATATGATTTGGCAAGCCGAAAAAGATGGCAACCTAAAGCCAGATATGGAAATTATCGAGCCAACAAGCGGTAATACCGGTATTGCGTTGGCTATGGCCGGCGTTCCTCGTGGTTATAAAGTCACTCTGACCATGCCTGAGACGATGAGCCTCGAGCGCCGCAAAGTGATGCAAGCACTCGGTGCTAATGTTGTGCTAACGGAAGGTTCAAAGGGCATGCAAGGCGCCGTTGATAAAGCCAATGAACTAGTGGCTGCCGCGAAAGGGAATGCTATTTTACTGCAGCAGTTTGAAAACCCAGCTAATCCTGCGATTCACGAGCAAACGACGGGGCCAGAGATCTGGAATGATACCGACGGTTCTGTAGATATATTCGTTGCAGGTGTAGGCACCGGTGGCACAATAACAGGAGTCAGCCGCTACATTAAGAAGACCCAAGGTAAAGCCATTACCAGTGTTGCTGTTGAACCTGTAGATTCTCCACTCATTAGCCAAACCAAAGCTGGCGAGACGATTAAGCCAGGTCCACACAAAATTCAAGGCATTGGTGCTAACTTTATCCCTGGTAATCTGGATATTGATTTGATCGATGAGGTAGAAACTGTCGGTAACGATGAAGCAATGGCCATGGCTCACCGTTTAATGTCTGAAGAAGGAATACTTGCCGGTATTTCTTGTGGTGCTGCAATGGTGGCCGCATTACGCCAAGCCGATCGAGTTGAAAATAAAGACAAATGTATCGTCGTTGTTTTACCTGACTCAGGAGAGCGCTACTTAACATCACCTCTTTTTGCTGGCATGTTTGAAACAAAGTAA
- a CDS encoding Response regulator, CheY-like — MTIKSALIVDDSKSARIMLQRLLEKMNVITLGVESAEEAISYLENQQPDIIFMDHMMPGMDGLEATQTIKNNPKTQGIPTIMYTSKEGDGYNTLAMSHGASGVLPKPANQQAVMAVINSLNNTAANDVPEAQMNNNDAHKVSLDVIEKMIQQRLNNSILSAKAEMTAGLDGVSHQLLQTQQERLTIAERSFKQHLKPLQVKLLELGDDAKLFKRLQPQLQKQMMVIADKVSRKKVDTLYKEQLVKLQAIEEQQNKLMIEVTNKSQAAMFKGIIFGALLGASVAITASFII; from the coding sequence ATGACAATTAAAAGTGCTCTGATTGTAGACGACTCAAAATCTGCTCGTATCATGCTCCAGCGCCTGCTTGAGAAAATGAATGTTATTACTCTAGGAGTCGAAAGCGCCGAAGAGGCAATAAGTTATTTAGAGAACCAACAACCCGACATCATTTTCATGGATCACATGATGCCAGGAATGGATGGGCTTGAAGCGACACAAACAATCAAGAACAACCCTAAAACTCAAGGTATCCCAACCATCATGTACACTTCTAAAGAAGGTGACGGATACAATACATTGGCTATGTCTCATGGTGCTAGTGGTGTCTTACCCAAACCCGCGAATCAACAAGCCGTTATGGCCGTGATTAATTCATTAAATAATACTGCTGCCAATGATGTACCTGAGGCACAAATGAATAATAACGATGCCCATAAAGTATCATTAGACGTTATTGAAAAAATGATTCAGCAGCGTTTAAATAACTCAATACTTTCTGCTAAAGCAGAAATGACTGCTGGTTTAGATGGCGTTAGTCATCAGCTATTACAAACTCAGCAAGAACGCCTCACTATTGCTGAGCGCAGTTTTAAACAGCATCTGAAACCACTGCAAGTCAAATTATTAGAGCTAGGTGATGACGCCAAATTGTTCAAGCGGCTACAGCCTCAACTGCAAAAGCAGATGATGGTAATTGCCGATAAAGTCAGCCGTAAAAAAGTAGATACTCTCTACAAAGAGCAGCTAGTAAAACTTCAAGCCATTGAAGAACAGCAAAATAAATTGATGATTGAAGTCACGAATAAATCTCAGGCTGCAATGTTTAAAGGCATAATTTTTGGTGCATTGTTAGGTGCTAGCGTTGCAATTACTGCAAGCTTTATTATTTAA
- a CDS encoding Probable acyltransferase: MDEFADIRPYNDTEFQQILERLLAEPDLVKGLAYFMRPNWRGPLRLLARSLVRWRLQKDLGGLESIAEFQLWLAGYVEKIIRKTTTSLEITGIDQLDASKSYLWLSNHRDIALDPTLVNYALHLSNKPTGRIAIGDNLLTNPMIGDFMRLNKSFIVKRSIKAKREKFSALQLLSRYIRHSISEGHSVWIAQREGRAKDGIDTTDTAVLKMLSLAGRADKETFSESLQHLNPVPVSISYEFDPCDILKARELAAIHQGETYLKADNEDVTSIVTGLMGHKGRVHISFGEEISLSYFHSAELLAAEMDRQIVNGYACFPINYAAHQLLAQLGKCQLLEQYNEDDIKSGTKELHSRSEGESEAVKYQLYSMYAQPIIRKQNKHHE; encoded by the coding sequence ATGGATGAGTTTGCTGACATACGGCCTTATAACGATACTGAATTCCAACAGATTTTAGAGCGCTTATTGGCTGAGCCAGATCTAGTAAAAGGCCTAGCGTATTTTATGCGCCCTAATTGGCGCGGGCCTTTGCGTTTATTGGCTCGATCACTTGTCCGTTGGCGTTTGCAAAAGGACCTAGGTGGACTTGAATCTATTGCTGAGTTTCAACTTTGGTTAGCGGGTTATGTAGAAAAAATTATTCGAAAAACCACAACGTCATTAGAGATCACTGGTATTGATCAGCTTGACGCCAGTAAGAGCTATTTATGGCTATCCAATCATAGAGATATTGCCCTTGATCCCACCTTAGTCAATTATGCGCTGCACTTGAGTAATAAGCCGACGGGTCGCATTGCGATTGGTGATAACTTGTTAACAAATCCCATGATTGGGGATTTTATGCGTTTAAATAAGAGTTTTATTGTTAAGCGCTCTATTAAAGCAAAGCGTGAAAAGTTTTCTGCTTTACAGTTATTGTCACGCTATATACGGCATTCTATTTCAGAGGGGCATTCTGTATGGATTGCACAGCGAGAAGGCCGTGCAAAGGATGGTATTGATACGACGGATACTGCTGTTTTAAAAATGCTAAGTTTGGCAGGACGAGCAGATAAGGAAACGTTTTCAGAATCGCTACAGCATCTTAATCCCGTTCCTGTGAGTATTAGCTATGAATTTGATCCGTGTGATATTTTAAAAGCGCGAGAGTTGGCGGCGATTCATCAAGGGGAAACTTATCTGAAAGCCGATAATGAAGATGTCACGAGTATCGTGACTGGACTTATGGGTCATAAGGGTCGAGTTCATATTAGTTTTGGTGAGGAAATTTCGCTATCATATTTTCATTCAGCTGAACTACTGGCCGCAGAGATGGATCGTCAAATCGTTAATGGCTACGCTTGTTTCCCTATTAATTATGCTGCACATCAGCTGCTTGCTCAGCTGGGAAAGTGTCAGTTGCTTGAACAGTACAACGAAGACGATATTAAATCAGGAACTAAAGAGTTACATTCGCGTAGTGAAGGCGAAAGTGAAGCTGTAAAGTATCAGCTGTATTCAATGTATGCCCAACCGATTATTAGGAAGCAAAATAAACACCATGAATAA
- a CDS encoding Predicted Co/Zn/Cd cation transporter: MSDDARLTQSAAVFSIIIAAILILGKGVAWVDTDSTSLLASFADSSLDIIVSLINFFAIRFAFSPADKEHPFGHGKAESLAALMQSAFISGSAFVLLLHASERLIHPKPIESLQLAIWVMIISLVLTIVLVMYQRWVYRKTGSLAVKADSAHYFSDILATIAVIAALLGGQWNITWLDPLVAILIVLALLKSAFGIAKEALNMLMDHALDPEVAETIKTLVKGNAFILDCHDIKTRQSGNIQFIQVHLDFSANVSLFHAHTQGEWLVAELIKKYPRADVLIHHDPIEQKDGQANGGVKKA; encoded by the coding sequence ATGAGTGATGATGCAAGGCTGACACAAAGCGCCGCTGTATTTTCTATTATAATTGCCGCAATTCTTATCTTAGGAAAAGGCGTGGCTTGGGTAGATACCGATTCTACCAGTCTGTTGGCATCTTTTGCCGACTCCAGTTTGGATATTATAGTTTCATTAATTAACTTCTTTGCGATTCGTTTCGCGTTCTCTCCTGCGGATAAAGAACATCCTTTCGGGCATGGTAAAGCAGAATCGCTTGCAGCTTTAATGCAGTCTGCGTTTATCTCGGGGTCAGCTTTTGTTTTACTTTTGCATGCCAGTGAACGTTTAATTCACCCGAAACCTATTGAGTCATTGCAGTTAGCAATTTGGGTGATGATTATCTCATTAGTTTTGACTATTGTGTTGGTGATGTATCAACGCTGGGTTTATCGAAAAACAGGTTCTTTAGCGGTTAAGGCAGACTCTGCTCATTATTTTAGTGATATTTTAGCCACGATTGCTGTTATTGCTGCATTGCTGGGAGGGCAGTGGAATATTACTTGGCTCGATCCGCTAGTGGCTATTCTAATTGTATTAGCATTATTAAAAAGTGCTTTCGGTATTGCTAAAGAAGCTCTTAATATGTTGATGGATCATGCCTTAGACCCAGAAGTTGCTGAGACCATTAAGACATTAGTAAAAGGTAATGCTTTTATTCTCGATTGCCATGATATTAAAACGCGTCAGTCAGGAAATATTCAATTCATTCAGGTTCATTTAGACTTTTCTGCAAATGTCTCTTTATTTCATGCGCATACTCAAGGTGAGTGGCTGGTGGCTGAGCTGATTAAAAAATACCCTCGTGCCGATGTGCTTATTCATCATGACCCAATCGAACAAAAAGATGGGCAAGCCAATGGCGGAGTAAAGAAAGCTTGA
- a CDS encoding Phosphotransacetylase, with protein sequence MINIFIAPTGLHSGLNSISIALLHALDTQGIKASFFKPVAPYTEGEIERSTQMVKQTYPLNPPQPMPLKQAQQLISTGQTDRLLEDLVGLHHIATAGTEVTIVEGLVPDRSEPYTAKLNAEIAKALNADIILVSSAEERTSGEIQADINLNAAIFGGFKNANIIGAIINKYGIPTESHFMLSNSDESDAERLSKAPKIELEHCRLLGTIPWQRDLISPRTLDIARQIKASTINAGELDTRRVKTITLCARTLPNMLNRLTAGTLIVTPGDRDDIILACALAETNGTPLAGLVLTGGLLPSDDVLRLCQKAITSGLPILSTNSDTFACANQLHHINTAVPEDDLQRIDLIRAHIAEHIDIPALLTAINAPHTERLSPAAFRFQLVERARANLQRIVLPEGEEPRTIQAATICQQRGIAQCILLGKAEIIHQVAEAQGIVLPDDLKIMDPDSIREDYVPAMVELRKHKNLTAPMAVAQLEDNVVLGTMMLALDHVDGLVSGAIHTTANTIRPAMQLIKTAPGAKLVSSVFYMCLPEQVLVYGDCAVNPDPNAEELADIAIQSADSALAMGIKPKVAMISYSTGASGTGSDVEKVKQATAIAKELRPDLIIDGPLQYDAATTASVAKSKAPNSPVAGQATVLIFPDLNTGNTTYKAVQRSAHVISVGPMLQGLRKPVNDLSRGALVEDIVYTIALTSIQAQQLKS encoded by the coding sequence ATGATTAATATATTTATCGCCCCTACAGGTCTACACAGCGGCCTCAACAGTATTAGTATTGCCCTATTGCACGCGCTGGATACTCAAGGCATTAAAGCCTCTTTCTTTAAACCTGTTGCGCCGTATACCGAAGGCGAAATTGAACGCTCGACTCAAATGGTTAAGCAAACCTATCCGCTCAACCCTCCTCAGCCAATGCCACTCAAGCAGGCGCAACAGCTGATTAGCACCGGTCAAACAGATCGTTTATTGGAAGATTTAGTTGGTTTGCATCACATTGCAACAGCGGGCACCGAAGTTACGATTGTTGAAGGCTTAGTCCCCGACCGAAGTGAACCTTACACCGCGAAGCTTAACGCTGAAATTGCCAAAGCATTAAACGCCGACATTATTCTAGTGAGCAGCGCTGAAGAGCGTACATCAGGTGAGATTCAAGCGGACATTAATTTAAATGCCGCTATCTTTGGAGGCTTCAAAAACGCCAATATCATCGGCGCTATTATCAATAAATACGGCATTCCTACTGAATCTCACTTTATGCTGTCTAATTCAGATGAAAGCGATGCCGAGCGCTTAAGTAAAGCCCCAAAAATAGAATTAGAGCACTGCCGTTTGCTAGGGACTATTCCTTGGCAGCGCGATTTAATTAGCCCAAGAACTCTTGATATCGCTCGCCAAATAAAAGCTAGCACAATCAATGCTGGGGAACTTGATACACGTCGCGTAAAAACCATCACGCTCTGTGCCCGTACTCTGCCTAATATGCTAAACCGCCTCACCGCGGGCACCTTGATCGTTACTCCTGGCGACCGAGATGACATTATTCTTGCCTGCGCCTTGGCAGAAACTAACGGCACACCTTTAGCTGGGCTAGTGCTCACGGGTGGGCTGTTGCCTAGCGATGACGTATTACGCTTATGCCAAAAAGCCATCACCAGCGGATTGCCTATTCTTTCCACTAACAGTGATACTTTTGCTTGCGCGAATCAACTTCATCACATCAATACTGCCGTGCCAGAAGATGACCTACAACGCATCGATCTTATTCGTGCTCATATTGCTGAGCACATAGACATACCGGCATTATTAACCGCGATTAATGCCCCACACACAGAACGCCTCAGTCCAGCCGCTTTTCGCTTTCAACTGGTTGAGCGTGCTCGCGCAAACCTACAGCGCATTGTTCTGCCAGAAGGTGAAGAGCCACGCACGATTCAGGCCGCGACTATCTGCCAACAGAGGGGTATTGCACAGTGTATTTTACTAGGTAAGGCCGAAATAATTCACCAAGTCGCCGAAGCTCAGGGCATCGTGCTGCCTGACGATTTAAAAATTATGGATCCCGATAGCATTCGTGAAGATTATGTTCCGGCCATGGTTGAACTGCGTAAGCACAAAAACCTGACAGCACCGATGGCCGTTGCGCAATTGGAAGATAACGTAGTACTAGGCACAATGATGCTTGCTCTAGACCATGTCGATGGCCTGGTCTCTGGCGCTATTCATACTACTGCTAATACCATTCGCCCAGCGATGCAGTTAATTAAAACCGCCCCTGGAGCCAAGTTAGTTTCTTCCGTTTTTTATATGTGCCTGCCGGAGCAAGTTTTGGTTTATGGCGATTGCGCCGTTAACCCTGATCCAAACGCAGAAGAACTCGCGGATATTGCCATTCAAAGTGCCGACTCAGCCTTGGCAATGGGTATAAAACCTAAAGTCGCCATGATTAGCTATTCCACCGGTGCTTCAGGAACAGGCAGTGATGTTGAAAAGGTAAAACAAGCGACAGCGATCGCTAAAGAATTACGCCCAGACCTTATCATTGACGGGCCTTTGCAATACGACGCTGCAACAACCGCATCTGTCGCCAAGAGTAAAGCACCTAATAGCCCTGTCGCAGGACAAGCTACAGTATTGATCTTTCCTGACCTAAATACCGGCAACACAACCTACAAAGCCGTGCAACGCAGTGCTCATGTAATTAGTGTTGGTCCGATGCTGCAAGGGCTACGAAAGCCAGTTAATGACTTATCAAGGGGCGCATTGGTTGAAGACATTGTATACACTATTGCTTTAACGTCGATACAAGCACAACAACTAAAATCATAG
- a CDS encoding similar to diguanylate cyclase, with protein MVSTTQLFNEQLEKLEQQINRYQGLLSLGFKRLQFPSEIEKDYIECSNTLFIDSSRLILSFGILLYLAFGFSDYALGQEQADMLWVVRIVIAAIMLTGIGFVFNRRLVHWVIKVTSLGMVVVGLSIVLFMYILEEPYSYAYHLGLIPWQVFVLVSLRSYLRAITVSSIIVYSAYIAVAYTKEYIPYHPEVDHLAYITLPLFTAFWGLLIAMGIYLGYQIEKSARMGYVKNRLLSLDAQRLTLLSEELHLLSTTDSLTGLSNRRHFEHCFDLEWRRAVRTQDSIALIMIDIDHFKKYNDFYGHQSGDKCLRQVCTALQSYAQRSGELVVRYGGEEFLVLLPRMTLASAQAIAENICRKVRGLNISHAQSNEQYVTISLGVAAMVPSMSDNEENLLRDADRCLYQAKAEGRNCVVS; from the coding sequence GTGGTATCAACAACTCAATTGTTTAATGAGCAGTTAGAAAAGCTTGAACAGCAGATAAACCGATATCAAGGGTTATTATCTTTAGGTTTTAAAAGATTACAATTTCCGAGTGAAATAGAGAAAGATTATATTGAATGCAGTAATACGCTATTCATCGATTCTTCGCGTCTTATACTTTCGTTTGGCATATTGTTATACCTTGCCTTTGGTTTTTCTGATTACGCACTAGGGCAAGAGCAAGCGGATATGCTATGGGTTGTACGTATTGTCATTGCTGCGATTATGCTTACCGGTATTGGTTTTGTTTTTAATCGACGACTGGTGCATTGGGTAATTAAGGTGACGTCATTAGGAATGGTAGTGGTCGGCTTAAGCATTGTTTTATTCATGTATATATTGGAAGAGCCTTATAGCTATGCTTATCATCTGGGCTTAATTCCCTGGCAAGTATTTGTCTTGGTCTCCTTGAGATCTTATTTACGGGCGATTACCGTCAGTTCAATCATTGTATATAGTGCTTATATTGCTGTTGCTTATACCAAGGAATATATTCCGTATCATCCAGAAGTGGATCATTTAGCCTATATTACGTTGCCTTTATTCACGGCCTTTTGGGGGCTGTTGATCGCTATGGGGATTTATTTAGGCTATCAGATAGAAAAGTCAGCACGCATGGGTTACGTTAAAAATCGACTATTATCTCTTGATGCTCAAAGGCTTACGTTATTGAGTGAGGAGTTGCATTTATTGTCGACGACGGACAGTTTAACGGGATTGTCCAATCGTCGTCATTTTGAACACTGTTTCGACCTAGAGTGGCGTAGGGCGGTTCGTACTCAAGATTCGATCGCTTTGATCATGATTGATATTGATCATTTTAAAAAATACAACGACTTTTACGGGCACCAGTCAGGAGACAAGTGCTTGCGTCAGGTATGCACTGCATTGCAGTCTTATGCTCAGCGCTCTGGAGAACTTGTCGTGCGCTATGGTGGGGAAGAATTTTTAGTATTGCTGCCTAGGATGACTTTGGCCAGTGCTCAGGCTATTGCTGAAAATATTTGTCGTAAGGTCAGGGGATTAAATATTTCGCATGCGCAATCAAACGAGCAGTATGTGACGATTAGTCTTGGGGTTGCCGCCATGGTGCCGAGTATGTCGGATAATGAAGAAAACTTATTGAGAGATGCTGACCGCTGCTTATACCAAGCTAAGGCAGAAGGGCGAAATTGTGTGGTCAGTTAA